In Cynocephalus volans isolate mCynVol1 chromosome 3, mCynVol1.pri, whole genome shotgun sequence, one DNA window encodes the following:
- the TMEM121 gene encoding transmembrane protein 121 yields the protein MVLPPPDRRHVCLTTLVIMGSMAVMDAYLVEQNQGPRKIGVCIIVLVGDVCFLLVLRYVAVWVGAEVRTAKRGYAMILWFLYVFVLEIKLYFIFQNYKAARRGAADPVARKALTLLLSVCVPGLFLLLVALDRMEYVRTFRKREDLRGRLFWVALDLLDLLDMQANLWEPPRTGLPLWAEGLTFFYCYMLLLVLPCVALSEVSMQGEHIAPQKMMLYPVLSLATVNVVAVLARAANMALFRDSRVSAIFVGKNVVALATKACTFLEYRRQVRDFPPPALALELQPPGPQRNSVPQPAPLHGPPGRPRGTSPTRDALDT from the coding sequence ATGGTGCTGCCGCCCCCGGACCGGCGCCACGTGTGCCTGACCACGCTGGTGATCATGGGCAGCATGGCCGTCATGGACGCCTACCTGGTGGAGCAGAACCAGGGCCCGCGCAAGATCGGCGTGTGCATCATCGTGCTGGTGGGCGACGTGTGCTTCCTGCTGGTGCTGCGCTACGTGGCCGTGTGGGTGGGCGCCGAGGTGCGCACGGCCAAGCGCGGCTACGCCATGATCCTCTGGTTCCTCTACGTCTTCGTGCTGGAGATCAAGCTCTACTTCATCTTCCAGAACTACAaggcggcgcggcgcggcgcggcCGACCCGGTGGCGCGCAAGGCGCTGACGCTGCTGCTGTCGGTGTGCGTGCCCGGCCTCTTCCTGCTGCTCGTGGCCCTCGACCGCATGGAGTACGTGCGCACCTTCCGCAAGCGCGAGGACCTGCGCGGCCGCCTCTTCTGGGTGGCGCTCGACCTGCTCGACCTGCTGGACATGCAGGCCAACCTGTGGGAGCCGCCGCGCACCGGGCTGCCGCTGTGGGCCGAGGGCCTCACCTTCTTTTACTGCTACatgctgctgctggtgctgccgTGCGTGGCGCTCAGCGAGGTCAGCATGCAGGGCGAGCACATCGCGCCGCAGAAGATGATGCTCTACCCGGTGCTCAGCCTCGCCACGGTCAACGTGGTGGCTGTGCTGGCGCGCGCCGCCAACATGGCGCTCTTCCGCGACAGCCGCGTCTCGGCCATCTTCGTCGGCAAGAACGTGGTGGCGCTCGCCACCAAGGCCTGCACCTTCCTCGAGTACCGCCGCCAGGTGCGCGACTTCCCGCCGCCCGCGCTCGCGCTGGAGCTGCAGCCGCCAGGACCGCAGCGCAACTCTGTGCCCCAGCCAGCCCCGCTGCACGGCCCTCCGGGGCGCCCCCGTGGCACCTCGCCCACGCGCGACGCCCTGGACACGTGA